TAGCCCTCTTCCTCAGGTCCAATTTGGCATTTTTTTCAGAACACATACGATTTCTGCCAGTCTGAAGTTTTGGACTTTATGTGAGCTGTTGCCAATTCAACTGCTTCTGCTACACGATCCATTAACTGCTTTCCGATCCGTGTTCTGTGATGTTTGCCCTCTTCCTCAGGGCCAATTTGGCAATTTGTCAGAACACACACAGGTATGGATTTTATATGAGCTGTTGCTAATTCAACTGCTTCTGCTACGCAATCCATTAACTGCTTTCTGATCCGTGTTCTGTGCTAACTCTTGTCGATTAAGCGTTGCTTTGTGCGAGATATTTGAAATAATGTACACGCCAGCCAACACGTGGCTTCGCCAAATGGTCATGGAGCCGTAGAACTTGCCAAAATGCCTATAAATACATTGATATAATACTCCTATTTTTTTTGTAACATTATATCTTATGTTTTTTGGCAACGACTGCTATTCAAGCAGTCCTTTtttgcaagcgtgcaagcaaactATCTGATCCATTATATTACGACCCAACCACAGATACAAAGAAGGTTTGTTAAGggttttttataaagattattgagctggtggtggaagggtttaagtgttaaatgtgacctacggttggatcgtaatctaatggatcagatggtttgcttgcacgcttgcaagGAAGGACTGCTTGCATAGCAGTCGTTGCCATGTTTTTAGCCTTTGTATAGACCAAAATACCTTTATCATACAAAAATTATCTTACTCTTCTTTATATGCCTTTTTCTTGTTAATAGATAATATAATTAACACATAGTTAATAATATTAAAATCATGGAATATATATTTAATAGTATTCGTGTTAACTCTTGTCGATTAGTAGAACTTTACAACCAAGGTCTGCTTTGTGCAAACTGGCCCGTAGAGGAGTACCAAATTGGCGTTCATTGCTGCAAATGTTCGTTACTTAATGCCTCTAGCTGATAATATAAAATTCTGTCCATGTTGTTTGTTTGTGAGCAGGCAACTTTTGGGGAACTACACGTGTATGGAGTTTTATTAGTATTCCAGGGGCGTCACAATGGCATACTTTCCTGATGAAGTAGTAGGGTATATCCTTGGTTATGTAACGTCGCATCAGGACCGCAACGCGGTGTCCTTGGTCTGCCGGGCATGGTACGACATTGAGCGTCATGGCCGCCATTCAGTGCTTGTAAGAAACTGTTATGCGGTGTGCCCAGAGCGTGTACACATGCGGTTTCCCAACATGCGTGCACTGAGCTTGAAGGGCAAACCGCACTTTGCTGAATTCAACCTTGTCCCGGCGGGTTGGGGTGCCACTGCAAATCCATGGGTGGATGCGTGCGCCCGTGCATGCCCAGGTCTTGAGGAGCTCCGGCTGAAGTTTATGGTTGTGACTGATGAATGCCTCAAGTTGCTTTCTCTATCCTTTACCAACTTTAAATCACTTGTCCTTGTTTGTTGTGAGGGGTTCAGTACTACCGGGCTTGCTAATATTGCCACCAATTGCAGGTGAGAATTCTGAAAACTTAGGCATTATCATGTTTGGGAAAGTGCCTAGTGACCATTGTTTTAGTTCATCTAGCATGCCCATTTAATTAACAAACAATCCATTTCAGTATTATGTTTGCAATCTTCATCCTGCTGATGCTGAGTTTATTGTGTCTACACCATATTATACCAGATCATGTATGCCTTTCCATCTCTGTATACTTCCTTGGTTATTGATTATTAAAAGTTATCTGCTGTGTGTTTATAGATAAAGACTTCCCAATGCAAATAATTGACGCAATGCAAAATCTACGAAACAGAAGTTATCTACACTTCTAGTTTTTTCCATAGCTTATCTGTATGATACTTGAATACTGAAATATTGTTTATGTTTACTTTGGTTTATATCCAAATACCATAATTGAGATCTTCAATGCTTGGCAGAGCATAAACTCTCAAACTTAGTATCTAGGTTCCCGGGTCGATGGGATCGAGGAACGGGAACGTGGTAGTGGTACGCTACTAAACTAGGTTTTAACACTACGGGAATGAGATTGTTCCCAGATTCCTGGAACGGAATGAACGTTCTTGGAACGAGGAACATGGCCAAGTTCCACGTTCCCGGTTTCTAAGCTCTCGAACTAAAATCTTTGACAAAGATGGTACAGTAGTTTCTAGTCTGCTTAGTACATGCCTATTGTCTAGTGCTTGAGTGATTGTATGAGTTCCATTCCTTGTTTCTATCTCTCTAGCAAAGTACATACTGAAAAGGCATGATTGAGACATCTAGCTAGAACAAATAGATTTCAATGatggaagaaagctcaagctgcaGTTATATAACATTATTGGCTTCCAGTTTTGGCATCTTCTATTGTGTTAAGAAAACTTCATTTTAATTGACAAAGTGTCATCTTACTATTTAGTTTGCTAAAGAGATGTTACTCATGGTTAGTCCACAATATTTTACATTTTTACATATCTTGTAGCTCTTCACTTTCAGGTTTCTTAAGGAACTAGACTTACAAAAGAGTTGTGTGAAACATCAAGACCATCAGTGGATTAATTGTTTTCCCAAGTCTTCAACATCACTAGAATGCTTGAATTTTTCCTGCTTGACTGGGGAGGTGAATGCTGTTGCACTGGAGGAACTTGTTGCAAGGAGTCCAAATCTTAAAAGTTTAAGGCTGAATCTTGCAGTTCCATTTGATGTTTTGTCCAGAATCCTTTCTCGCACACCTAAGCTAGAGGATTTAGGCACAGGATCCTTTTTACAAGGCAATGACCCTGCTGCATATGCCAGTTTATGTAGAGCTCTTGAGAACTGCACTTCACTGAAGAGTATATCTGGTTTTTGGGATGCTCCAGGCTTTTATGTTCAAGGAATTTTGTCAAATTGCAAGATCAGAAATCTTACATGCTTGAATCTCAGCTATGCTACATTGATTCAGAGTACCCAGCTTATCGGTATTATTCGTCATTGTAAGAAGCTCCATGTCTTATGGGTAAGATTTACTTGTGGTGTTGCTAGGAAGTTTAGCCTCTCGTTACATTGAACTAGCCTAATTGTCTGTTCAAATATATGGCCTGATTGGAGAACCTAGTGCAATTCACTGTATTATTACTATTATATATTATGTTATGGTTGAAAAAACAATCGTGTGTCCTATGACTGTAATGCCTATTGGGTGTTTTTGCATTGTTCTGGAACTATTACAACATTAGTTAATCTTAGCCTTTTGACATATAGACTGACAGGACTATGTCTACGCGAATACCCAGTAAAAGGAAGATGGCTCCTGACCTTCCCGCTCCTGACCTTCCCGCTCCCCCCGACGTCTCACCTCCCCACCAGCCCTCGCCGGTGCCCACTCCGGGGCCGGCGACCACCTCCCATCACGCTACTGCCTCTACGGATCCCTCCCCCCCTGAGACGTCGGCCCCGATCCTCACCCCTACCTCTTCCGCTGAAGCGTCTCCCTGTGACATCCTTGGGCGGTCCAAGTCTCAACGATGGACGGACAGCAGCCCTGACTCGCCGGACGGAGATCAGTCCATATTGGCGGCGGGCAACCGGCCGTCTTTTCGTGACGTCGTCCTCCACCCGCGATCCTCTCCTAGTGCTATTTCAAGGTCGCCGTCGCCCAGAATCCTTGCCGAGCAGTCGTCTTCCGGGGCAACTGCTACGCAGCCATCATCGAGTGTGCCCTCCCCACTTGAGATCGCGGTACAGAGCCCCCATATCTCGCCGGGGTATAAGCACCGCTGGTTTCGTGGTCTGGAGAGAGCCCCGAAGAAGGATGCCG
This portion of the Zea mays cultivar B73 chromosome 2, Zm-B73-REFERENCE-NAM-5.0, whole genome shotgun sequence genome encodes:
- the LOC100281739 gene encoding transport inhibitor response 1 protein gives rise to the protein MAYFPDEVVGYILGYVTSHQDRNAVSLVCRAWYDIERHGRHSVLVRNCYAVCPERVHMRFPNMRALSLKGKPHFAEFNLVPAGWGATANPWVDACARACPGLEELRLKFMVVTDECLKLLSLSFTNFKSLVLVCCEGFSTTGLANIATNCRFLKELDLQKSCVKHQDHQWINCFPKSSTSLECLNFSCLTGEVNAVALEELVARSPNLKSLRLNLAVPFDVLSRILSRTPKLEDLGTGSFLQGNDPAAYASLCRALENCTSLKSISGFWDAPGFYVQGILSNCKIRNLTCLNLSYATLIQSTQLIGIIRHCKKLHVLWVLDHIGDEGLKAVSFSCPDLQELRVYPSVVAPRGTVTEEGLVALSSCRKLQHVLFSCVRMTNTALMTIARYCPRLTSFRLCIRKPRSADAVTGQPLDEGFGAIVRSCRGLRRLAMSGLLTDSVFLYIGMYAEKLEMLSVTFAGDTDDGMVYVLNGCRNLKKLVIKESPFGDAALLAGAHRYESMRSLWMSSCQITLGGCKALAATMPNINVEVIGGASFGAMDGGVSGARKVDMLYLYRTLAGPRCDTPGFVSIL